CGTCGAGGTGCGCATCAATGGTATTGCCAAGGGAAGCGGCATGATCGCGCCGGACATGGCCACCATGCTGAGCTTTGTCGTCACCGACATGCCCATTGCCGCCCCGGTGCTGCAGGCGCTGCTGAGCCGGCATGTGGCAACGAGCTTCAACGCCGTTACCGTGGACAGCGATACCTCCACCTCCGATACGCTTTTGGCCTTTGCCACCGGCAAGGCAGCGGTCGAGCCGATCGAGAGCCTTGATGATCCGCGCGCCGAAATCTTCGGCGAGGCGCTGCGCGACGTGCTGTTCGACCTGGCCATCCAGGTGGTGCGCGATGGCGAAGGCGCCACCAAGCAGGTTTCCGTGCATGTCGAGGGCGCCACGTCCGACGCCTCGGCCTTCCGCATTGCCAAGTCGATCGCCGACTCGCCTCTGGTCAAGACCGCCATTGCCGGCGAGGACGCCAATTGGGGCCGCGTGGTCATGGCCGTGGGCAAGGCGGGCGAGCCGGCCGACCGCGACAAGCTGTCGATCCGCTTCGGCGACCTGCTGGTCGCCAAGGATGGCGAGCGCGCGCCGATCTATGACGAGGCCGCGACCTCAGCCTATATGAAGGGCGAGGATCTCGAGCTGACTGTCAGCCTTGGGCTCGGCGAGGGCCGGGCGACGGTTTATACCTGCGACCTGACGCATGGCTATATCACCATCAATGGCGATTACCGGAGCTAGTCATGGGTCTGCCTGACGCGGCGGTTTTCGAGCGGTCCGGCCTTGCCGCCTGGCCCGGCATCGAGGTCGACTGGGATGGCGGCTGGGTGCGCCGGGCTGCCGGCGGCTATACCAAGCGAGCCAATTCCGTGCAGTGCCTCGACCCGACCGATGACGGCAATGTCGAGGCCCGGATTACTGCGGCCGTGGCCTGGTTTACCGCCCGCGACCTGCCCCCGGTCTTCCGCATGACGCCGCTGGCCGGCCCCGACCTCGCCGCGGCGCTGGACCGGCTGGGCTGGCGCAGCATCGACGCCAGCTACCAGTTTGCCATGGCGCTGGATCCGGTCGAGGCCGATCCGCGCGGGCGGATCTATGACGTGCGCGATCCGGCCTTTCTGGCGGTGCAGCAGCGCCTGGCCGGCTACAGCGACGAACGGCTCGGCAAGCTCGATGCGCTGCTGGCCGCCATGACGGTGGAGGCCTCCGGCGTGGTGCTGCAGGATGATGATGGCGCGCCGGTCGCCACCGCGCTGATGGCCATCGCCGATGGCATTGTCGTCACCGGCAATGTGGTGACCGATGCCAGCCGGCGCCGCCAGGGTCATGCCGGCGCCATGATGCGCACCGGCCATGCCTGGGCCCATGCAGCCGGGGCGCGGATTGCCGCGCTCAATGTGCAGGCCGACAATGCCGGCGCCCAGGCGCTCTATCGCGGGCTCGGCTATGCACGGCAATATGACTATCACTACCGGGTTCCGGGGACGCCATGAGCCAGTCGATCCTTCTTGTCGTCGCCGGGGCGCTGGTCGATGCCGACCGCCGCGTGCTGATCGCGCAGCGGCCGGAAGGCAAGTCCATGGCCGGGCTGTGGGAATTTCCCGGCGGCAAGATCGAGCCGGGCGAAACGCCCGAGGCGGCGCTGATCCGCGAGCTTGAGGAAGAGCTGGGCGTCACCACGCACACCGCGTGCCTCGCGCCGGTAAGCTTTGCCAGCCACTCTTACGAGAAATTTCACCTGTTGATGCCACTCTATGTGTGCCGAAAGTGGCAGGGCATACCGGCGCCGCGGGAGCATATCGCACTCAAATGGGTGCGGCCGCAGGCGCTGCGCGACTATGCCATGCCGCCGGCAGACCTGCCATTGATCGCCGCCTTGTGCGATCTGCTCTAGGCAAGACCGTTCGATCTTGGGGAATTGGAATGACGGCCACGAAAATCGGTAAGTTTCTTGTCGATGAATCCGGCGCCACGGCCGTTGAATATGGCCTGCTGGCGGCGCTGATCGCCGTGGCCATCATCGGCACCTTCAGCGTGCTGGGCAACAGCGTGCAGGGCCTGTTCAACAATGGCACTGCCGGCACCCTGGACAACCAGACCGCCAAGATAAACTAACCCAAGACCAACCAGCTATTGCAGCGTGACGATCTTGTACTGCTCGCCGACCTGGACCGGGTCGCCGGGATAGAGGTCGTTGATGATGTAAAACAGCTCGGTGCCGCGCGTCAGCGCGTTCATCTGGGCGGCCAGCTTGTCGGCCGTGTCGCCGGCCTTGGCCGTGACGACGCGGACGGCCACCTTGCGGATGGCGGAGAGGTCGCTCTCGGTGGTGCGGCGGAAGCTGGCCAACGTGGCGTCAGCGCCCTGGGCAAAGCGGGGACTGTCGGCCTTGGCGGCAAAGATGAAGCGATAGACCTGGCCGTCCAGCCGCATCACCGAGACACGGAAGAACCACTGGTCGGTCTGGGCCAGGCCGGAGGCCATCTCGATGCCATTGCGGGTGTCGCTGGTGACGCTGTCGGTCTTGAGCCCGGCGATCCAGCCCGATTTGAGATAATCGGCCAGCGCCATGCTGGGCTGCACGTCGGCGCTGTCAAAGCGCACGGCTTCGCCATCGCCGGCCACCCCGACCACGGCGCTGGGGGAATTCTGCAGCGTATAGCCGGTGGGCACGGTGAAGGTGAATTTGGAGGCCGGATTGAGGAAGCGGCGGCCGACAATGGAGCCCTGCGAGGGGCTGTCGCCAAAGGTAAGGCCGGCAATCGAGTCCAGATAGCCGTCGCGGTCAACCTCGCCCAGGCCGGCCTTGCCGAACATGGTGCTGGCCGTGTCGATGGCCTTCTGGATGCGCGCGGGGGTGGAGGGATGGGAGGACAGGAACCCCTCCGTGCCCTGGCCCGAGCCGGCCGAGAAACTGGCAAAGCGGCTCATCACGCCGAGGAAGCGCGCGGCCGCCTGGGGGTCGTAGCCGGCCTTGCCGGAATATTTGATGCCTTCGCGATCGGCTTCGAGTTCCTGGTTCTGCCCGAAGGCGGCCAGGGATTCGCGGGTGCGGCTGGCCGTGGCGTCGCTCGAAGTATCGCCGCCGAAGACCGAGGTGATGACGCGATCGACAATGGCGGTGGTGCGGGTGCGGTCGGTGCGGGCCCGGGCATGGCGCAGGGTGACGTGGGCGATCTCGTGCGCCAGCACGGCGGCCAGTTCGCTGGTGTCGCTGGCCAGAGCCAGGATGCCGCGCGTCACATAGATATAGCCGCCGGGCAGGGCAAAGGCATTGACCTCGGAGGTGTCGAGGATGGTGACCTGGAACTGGGCATTGGGCTGGTCGGCGGCGGCGAGCAGGCGGCCGACAATGCGGGCCACCATGATCTCGGCCGGACGATCGGAATAGATGCCGCCATAGGCGGCGACGATGCGCGGATGCTCACGGCTGCCGATCACCGCATCATCGGGATCGGTGCCTTCGGGCACCACGGCCGGCGCCGGCCGGTCGCCGGTCTGGCTGACCGCGATATTGGAACTGGTCAGCGTCGTGCAGGCCGACAGGGCCAGCAACATGGTCGCCAGCACGCCAATGCGCAAACCCTGCGCGATATGCCCCTTGCCCGTCATCGTATCGCCAAGACCTCAAGCTGCTCGGGATGGGTAATTTCGATGCGTGGACCATCCCGGTCGTCCACCCATCCGCGTATACGTACCAAGGCGCCGTCGAGCACCATGGGGTCGATGCCCGCCGCCACAAACAGCCGGCGGGCCGGCGCCTCGATCACGGCGGTGAAGTCCTGTTTCCAGAACCGGCCGAAATTGAGATAGATCCGCCCGCCGCGTTCCTCGGCCAGCAGGATCCTGCCTTCAACAAGTTCATAATGGCCGGCCCGGGCGAGCAATTCACCCGGCACGTCCGCCGCACGCACGCTGTAATAGGGATCACGCCAGATGCCAAGGCCGGAGAGCCGCGCCCGTCCTTCGGCGGCGAACAATAAATCGAGACATTGCCGATTGTCGGGGAAGGAATAGACCCGCGCCAGGCCCTGCGCGACCATGGCCTGCTGCGCCCAGGCCGGGCCATCGGCGGAATCGACAAAGACATGGGCGAGCTGGCGGTCGTAGCGGTCGACCCGTTCGCCGCCATAGCCGAGCTGGACCGGCTTGTTGAGCAATATGGTCTCGAGCGCCAGTTTGGCCTCTGGGGCCAGTGGCCAGCTCTCATAGCCCTCGCGGCCCAGCGGCAGTTTGGGCGCCTGGGTGCCGATCATGCGCACCACGCGGCCGTCATCGAGCACCACGGTATCGCCGTCGGTGACCTGCACGACCAGGCCGCCGGGCACCATGGCCAGGTCGGGGCAGGCCAGGGCCGCAGTCGAGACGGACGAGAGCGCGGCCAGTGCGGCGAGTTGAACAAGACTGGTGGTGCGCAAATCGGGCCCCGGAAACAATGGCTTCACCATGCACGCAAATGCGGCAAAAAATCATTACCGATGCCTGATCAGGTCAAAAGACTGTCAGCGGCCCCCCCCCTTCCTTGAGAAGGCGGGGTGGCGCTGGTAAGAGAGGCCGTCCTTGCCTACCCCTTCCGGAGCTGTTTTCCCTTGTCGCTTGTCCGCCAATTCGCCCTCGCCGCCCTGTTTGCCCTGCTCAGCCTGGGTCGTGCCGAGGCCAATCCGATGCTGCTGGTCGATATGGAAACGCTTGACGTGCTCTATGC
This sequence is a window from Devosia beringensis. Protein-coding genes within it:
- the argJ gene encoding bifunctional glutamate N-acetyltransferase/amino-acid acetyltransferase ArgJ; translation: MAHPVSPLAPKSYPELPAIAGVRFATAEAGIKYKNRTDVLLMAFDAGTTAAGVVTQSKCSSAAVDWCKANLPGGLARGLVVNSGNANAFTGAKGQQSVQLTAELAAKALGCSTAEIFLASTGVIGEPLDANKFAGVLDEMATRLGDTPWMDPAKAIMTTDTFPKLFGATLDIDGVEVRINGIAKGSGMIAPDMATMLSFVVTDMPIAAPVLQALLSRHVATSFNAVTVDSDTSTSDTLLAFATGKAAVEPIESLDDPRAEIFGEALRDVLFDLAIQVVRDGEGATKQVSVHVEGATSDASAFRIAKSIADSPLVKTAIAGEDANWGRVVMAVGKAGEPADRDKLSIRFGDLLVAKDGERAPIYDEAATSAYMKGEDLELTVSLGLGEGRATVYTCDLTHGYITINGDYRS
- a CDS encoding GNAT family N-acetyltransferase, which gives rise to MGLPDAAVFERSGLAAWPGIEVDWDGGWVRRAAGGYTKRANSVQCLDPTDDGNVEARITAAVAWFTARDLPPVFRMTPLAGPDLAAALDRLGWRSIDASYQFAMALDPVEADPRGRIYDVRDPAFLAVQQRLAGYSDERLGKLDALLAAMTVEASGVVLQDDDGAPVATALMAIADGIVVTGNVVTDASRRRQGHAGAMMRTGHAWAHAAGARIAALNVQADNAGAQALYRGLGYARQYDYHYRVPGTP
- a CDS encoding (deoxy)nucleoside triphosphate pyrophosphohydrolase encodes the protein MSQSILLVVAGALVDADRRVLIAQRPEGKSMAGLWEFPGGKIEPGETPEAALIRELEEELGVTTHTACLAPVSFASHSYEKFHLLMPLYVCRKWQGIPAPREHIALKWVRPQALRDYAMPPADLPLIAALCDLL
- a CDS encoding Flp family type IVb pilin; amino-acid sequence: MTATKIGKFLVDESGATAVEYGLLAALIAVAIIGTFSVLGNSVQGLFNNGTAGTLDNQTAKIN
- a CDS encoding M48 family metalloprotease, giving the protein MTGKGHIAQGLRIGVLATMLLALSACTTLTSSNIAVSQTGDRPAPAVVPEGTDPDDAVIGSREHPRIVAAYGGIYSDRPAEIMVARIVGRLLAAADQPNAQFQVTILDTSEVNAFALPGGYIYVTRGILALASDTSELAAVLAHEIAHVTLRHARARTDRTRTTAIVDRVITSVFGGDTSSDATASRTRESLAAFGQNQELEADREGIKYSGKAGYDPQAAARFLGVMSRFASFSAGSGQGTEGFLSSHPSTPARIQKAIDTASTMFGKAGLGEVDRDGYLDSIAGLTFGDSPSQGSIVGRRFLNPASKFTFTVPTGYTLQNSPSAVVGVAGDGEAVRFDSADVQPSMALADYLKSGWIAGLKTDSVTSDTRNGIEMASGLAQTDQWFFRVSVMRLDGQVYRFIFAAKADSPRFAQGADATLASFRRTTESDLSAIRKVAVRVVTAKAGDTADKLAAQMNALTRGTELFYIINDLYPGDPVQVGEQYKIVTLQ
- a CDS encoding thermonuclease family protein; this translates as MRTTSLVQLAALAALSSVSTAALACPDLAMVPGGLVVQVTDGDTVVLDDGRVVRMIGTQAPKLPLGREGYESWPLAPEAKLALETILLNKPVQLGYGGERVDRYDRQLAHVFVDSADGPAWAQQAMVAQGLARVYSFPDNRQCLDLLFAAEGRARLSGLGIWRDPYYSVRAADVPGELLARAGHYELVEGRILLAEERGGRIYLNFGRFWKQDFTAVIEAPARRLFVAAGIDPMVLDGALVRIRGWVDDRDGPRIEITHPEQLEVLAIR